From Streptomyces durmitorensis, a single genomic window includes:
- a CDS encoding DUF6243 family protein, protein MSRGGAGNMLGVGGTRTNLSRKAMRGGGRGGQVGGGLSPQAQKRELLRKLQEGRSAHGES, encoded by the coding sequence ATGTCACGAGGCGGAGCAGGAAACATGCTGGGCGTGGGCGGTACGCGCACCAACCTCTCCCGCAAGGCCATGCGCGGCGGGGGCCGCGGCGGCCAGGTCGGCGGCGGGCTCAGCCCGCAGGCGCAGAAGCGCGAGCTGCTGCGCAAGCTCCAGGAAGGACGCTCGGCACACGGCGAGTCATGA
- a CDS encoding TetR/AcrR family transcriptional regulator — translation MVQKTAPDSKRRSERSRRAIYDAALELVSEVGYAKLTIEAIASRAGVGKQTIYRWWPSKGAVLLDAFLDLGHQASEEASAAAGHEIEREIPDSGDLEADLKYVVRATIDELKNPKYDAPYRALAAEGMLNEEIGAEYVEKLLEPSLQLYVKRLRKAQEAGQVAPEVDPRIALELWTGPLAQRWLQRTGPLTHEYGDKLVEYALHGIAPR, via the coding sequence ATGGTCCAGAAAACCGCCCCAGACTCCAAGCGCCGCAGCGAGCGTTCGCGCCGCGCGATCTATGACGCCGCCCTCGAACTCGTCTCCGAGGTCGGCTACGCCAAGCTCACGATCGAGGCCATCGCCTCCCGTGCGGGCGTGGGCAAGCAGACGATCTACCGCTGGTGGCCCTCGAAGGGCGCCGTCCTGCTCGACGCCTTCCTCGACCTCGGCCACCAGGCGAGCGAGGAGGCCAGCGCGGCGGCGGGCCACGAGATCGAGCGCGAGATCCCGGACTCCGGAGACCTGGAGGCCGACCTCAAGTACGTCGTGCGGGCCACCATCGACGAGCTCAAGAACCCCAAGTACGACGCCCCTTACCGGGCGCTGGCCGCCGAGGGCATGCTCAACGAGGAGATCGGCGCCGAGTACGTGGAGAAGCTCCTCGAACCCTCGCTCCAGCTCTACGTGAAGCGGCTGCGGAAAGCCCAGGAAGCCGGCCAGGTCGCCCCCGAAGTGGACCCCCGCATCGCCCTGGAGCTGTGGACGGGCCCGCTCGCCCAGCGCTGGCTGCAGCGCACGGGACCGCTCACGCACGAATACGGCGACAAGCTCGTCGAGTACGCACTCCACGGCATCGCCCCGCGCTGA
- a CDS encoding glycerophosphodiester phosphodiesterase — MVTRTVLSGLSGLMSLTTLTLAPPAGPLTPLEWGGGGPLTVEALPRITYTAHRGGALEVPENSMSGLVAAYARGTAQVIDVDTRMLRDGTLVALHDATLDRTTTSKGPVRSLTLRQWRQVRLRPSPGLPGAWRSERPPTVAEVLDRFGGRIVLMLEAKDPRSLRTLGSLIRARGLTRSVFVNSNEPRVASRAHQMGLLAQLWRSKAQMRTDRPARWAGFVDVLDVDHRARDVDLLRAVDSGIPRVWAHTVTTPGQRDRALRLGVNGVITDTPGLLARTPVKAAKGVGAVGLRERWPIDPA; from the coding sequence ATGGTCACAAGGACTGTGCTCTCGGGACTCTCGGGGCTCATGAGCCTCACCACACTGACCCTCGCACCCCCCGCCGGCCCCCTCACCCCGCTCGAATGGGGCGGCGGCGGCCCCCTGACGGTGGAGGCCCTCCCCCGGATCACGTACACCGCGCACCGGGGCGGCGCCCTGGAGGTGCCGGAGAACAGCATGTCCGGCCTGGTCGCGGCCTACGCGCGCGGCACGGCCCAGGTCATCGACGTCGATACGCGGATGCTGCGCGACGGCACGCTCGTGGCCCTGCACGACGCGACCCTGGACCGCACGACGACCTCCAAGGGCCCGGTGCGCTCGCTCACCCTGCGCCAGTGGCGGCAGGTCAGGCTGCGGCCGAGCCCGGGACTGCCCGGCGCCTGGCGCTCCGAGCGGCCGCCGACGGTCGCCGAGGTCCTCGACCGCTTCGGCGGGCGGATCGTGCTGATGCTGGAGGCGAAGGATCCGCGCAGCCTGCGGACGCTCGGCTCGCTGATCCGCGCGCGGGGCCTGACCCGCTCGGTGTTCGTGAACTCGAACGAGCCCCGCGTCGCATCGCGCGCCCACCAGATGGGCCTGCTCGCGCAGCTGTGGCGCTCCAAGGCGCAGATGCGCACGGACCGTCCCGCGCGGTGGGCCGGGTTCGTGGACGTCCTGGACGTGGACCACAGGGCGCGTGACGTGGATCTGCTGCGCGCGGTCGACTCCGGGATCCCCCGGGTGTGGGCGCACACGGTGACGACTCCGGGTCAGCGCGACCGGGCGCTGCGGCTCGGCGTCAACGGCGTGATCACGGACACACCGGGGCTGCTCGCGCGGACGCCGGTGAAGGCGGCGAAGGGCGTGGGCGCCGTCGGTCTGCGGGAGCGGTGGCCGATCGACCCCGCGTGA